The following proteins are co-located in the [Pasteurella] mairii genome:
- a CDS encoding putative YheO-like protein: MQLFMITFGIFMLVILGMALGYIFKKKSITGSCGGITALGMKKMCDCEEPCDTLQAKLDAGDEKAIAEYEEKFAKKEPQFYEVK; the protein is encoded by the coding sequence ATGCAATTATTTATGATCACTTTCGGCATTTTTATGCTGGTCATTTTAGGAATGGCGTTGGGTTATATTTTCAAGAAAAAATCCATCACGGGAAGCTGTGGCGGTATTACAGCGCTTGGCATGAAAAAAATGTGCGACTGCGAAGAGCCTTGCGATACGTTACAGGCAAAATTGGACGCGGGTGATGAAAAAGCTATCGCGGAATATGAAGAAAAATTCGCGAAAAAAGAACCGCAGTTTTACGAAGTAAAATAG
- the apbE gene encoding thiamine biosynthesis lipoprotein ApbE yields MMKIKQLMTWLGAAILTLMLAACDNSPELVSLSGHTMGTTYSIKYVNSGETSLSPDEVHENVENILKDVNNKMSTYIPTSELSQFNQNTQINTPIEISADLATVIKEAIRLNQVTEGKLDVTVGPLVNLWGFGPEKRVDKRPTDQALAERRAWVGIDKLKLTEQSGKFYLEKRVPQLYIDLSSIAKGFGVDQVANYIEKINKTDYLVEIGGEIRAKGKNIENKPWQIAIEKPEFDGSRAVEEIIGLHNLAMATSGDYRNYFEENGQRFSHEIDPATGLPIQHRLASITVLSPSSMTADGLSTGLFVLGDERALQVAEKESLAIYLIVKTDKGFENKMSSAFKKLMQKE; encoded by the coding sequence ATGATGAAAATAAAACAATTAATGACGTGGCTTGGTGCCGCTATTTTAACCTTGATGCTCGCGGCTTGTGACAACTCGCCGGAATTAGTCAGTCTCAGTGGTCACACCATGGGGACAACCTATTCGATTAAATATGTGAATTCCGGAGAAACCTCATTATCACCGGATGAAGTTCATGAAAATGTAGAAAATATCTTGAAAGATGTTAATAACAAAATGTCCACTTATATTCCAACGTCGGAATTAAGTCAATTTAATCAAAATACGCAAATTAATACACCAATTGAAATTTCAGCAGATTTAGCGACAGTGATCAAAGAAGCTATTCGCTTAAATCAAGTGACAGAAGGAAAATTGGATGTGACCGTAGGACCATTGGTTAACCTGTGGGGATTTGGTCCGGAAAAGCGCGTTGACAAACGTCCAACAGATCAAGCACTTGCTGAACGCCGAGCATGGGTTGGTATTGATAAATTAAAATTAACCGAGCAATCTGGTAAGTTTTATCTTGAAAAAAGGGTTCCGCAGCTCTATATTGACCTTTCTTCTATTGCGAAAGGTTTTGGCGTTGATCAGGTTGCCAACTACATTGAAAAAATTAATAAAACCGATTACTTGGTAGAAATTGGCGGCGAAATTCGCGCTAAAGGAAAAAATATTGAGAATAAACCTTGGCAAATTGCAATCGAAAAACCGGAATTTGATGGATCTCGCGCGGTCGAAGAAATTATCGGATTACATAATTTAGCCATGGCAACCTCGGGCGATTATCGCAATTATTTTGAAGAAAATGGGCAGCGTTTTTCACACGAAATTGATCCGGCAACGGGCTTGCCTATTCAGCACCGCTTGGCTTCTATCACCGTGTTATCGCCCTCATCGATGACCGCTGATGGATTATCCACCGGATTATTTGTGCTAGGGGATGAACGCGCGTTACAGGTCGCGGAAAAGGAAAGTTTGGCAATTTATTTAATTGTCAAGACGGATAAAGGGTTTGAAAATAAAATGTCATCCGCGTTTAAGAAACTGATGCAAAAGGAGTAA
- the nqrF gene encoding Na(+)-translocating NADH-quinone reductase subunit F, with the protein MEITLGIAMFTVIVLFLAVLILFAKSKLVNSGDITIEINDDPNKAINLPAGGKLLGALASKGIFVSSACGGGGSCGQCVVKVLEGGGDILPTELSHISKREAKEGYRLSCQVNVKNSMKIELPEEVFGVKKWECTVISNDNKATFIKELKLAIPEGEEVPFRAGGYIQIEADPHTVAYKDFDIPEEYHEDWNKYDLWRYVSKVDEHIIRAYSMASYPEEKGIIMLNVRIATPPPRNPDVPPGQMSSYIWSLKPGDKVTISGPFGEFFAKETDNEMVFIGGGAGMAPMRSHIFDQLKRLHSKRKMSFWYGARSKREIFYQEDFDQLQAENDNFVWHVALSDALPEDNWTGYTGFIHNVLYENYLKNHEAPEDCEYYMCGPPVMNAAVIKMLKDLGVEDENILLDDFGG; encoded by the coding sequence ATGGAAATTACACTAGGTATTGCAATGTTTACCGTCATCGTTTTGTTTTTAGCAGTATTGATTTTATTTGCTAAATCAAAATTGGTGAACTCCGGTGACATTACCATTGAAATTAATGATGATCCGAATAAGGCAATTAATTTGCCGGCTGGCGGAAAATTATTAGGTGCATTGGCAAGTAAAGGTATCTTCGTATCATCTGCTTGTGGTGGCGGCGGTTCTTGCGGTCAATGCGTAGTTAAAGTATTAGAAGGCGGCGGCGATATTCTACCGACCGAACTTTCTCATATTTCTAAACGTGAAGCCAAAGAGGGTTATCGTCTTTCATGCCAAGTTAACGTTAAAAACAGCATGAAAATTGAGCTGCCGGAAGAAGTGTTTGGTGTGAAAAAATGGGAATGTACCGTTATTTCTAACGATAATAAAGCAACCTTTATTAAAGAGCTTAAATTGGCGATTCCGGAAGGTGAAGAAGTGCCATTCCGTGCCGGTGGTTATATTCAAATCGAAGCGGATCCACATACAGTCGCGTATAAAGATTTTGATATTCCTGAAGAATATCATGAAGATTGGAATAAATACGACTTATGGCGCTATGTATCCAAAGTGGATGAGCATATTATTCGTGCTTATTCCATGGCATCTTATCCGGAAGAGAAAGGCATCATCATGCTTAACGTGCGTATTGCAACGCCTCCGCCACGTAACCCTGATGTTCCGCCAGGTCAAATGTCCTCTTATATTTGGTCATTAAAACCGGGTGATAAAGTTACGATTTCTGGTCCATTCGGTGAATTCTTCGCGAAAGAAACCGACAATGAAATGGTATTTATCGGTGGTGGTGCAGGTATGGCGCCAATGCGTTCTCATATCTTTGACCAATTAAAACGCTTACATAGTAAACGTAAAATGTCATTCTGGTATGGTGCGCGTTCTAAACGCGAAATCTTCTATCAAGAAGACTTTGACCAATTACAAGCTGAAAATGATAACTTCGTATGGCACGTCGCATTATCAGATGCGTTGCCAGAAGATAATTGGACAGGTTACACCGGCTTTATCCACAACGTGCTTTATGAAAACTACCTCAAAAATCATGAAGCGCCTGAAGATTGTGAATACTATATGTGTGGACCTCCAGTTATGAACGCTGCGGTAATCAAAATGTTGAAAGACTTAGGCGTTGAAGACGAAAACATCTTATTAGATGATTTCGGTGGTTGA
- the nqrE gene encoding Na(+)-translocating NADH-quinone reductase subunit E codes for MEHYLSLFVKSVFIENMALSFFLGMCTFLAVSKKVSTAFGLGVAVTVVLGISVPANQLVYDLILKEGALVEGVDLTFLNFITFIGVIAALVQILEMILDKYFPALYNALGIFLPLITVNCAIFGGVSFMVQRDYNFGESVVYGFGAGIGWMLAIVALAGITEKMKYADVPAGLRGLGITFISVGLMALGFMSFSGIQL; via the coding sequence ATGGAACATTATCTTAGCCTTTTCGTTAAATCCGTATTTATCGAAAATATGGCACTTTCCTTTTTCTTAGGAATGTGTACTTTCCTTGCAGTATCCAAAAAGGTCTCTACTGCCTTTGGTTTAGGGGTAGCGGTAACCGTGGTATTGGGTATTTCCGTACCAGCTAACCAATTGGTATATGATCTTATTTTGAAAGAAGGTGCATTGGTGGAGGGGGTTGATTTAACTTTCTTAAACTTCATCACTTTTATCGGTGTCATTGCAGCGTTAGTTCAAATCCTCGAAATGATTTTGGATAAATACTTCCCCGCACTTTATAACGCATTAGGAATCTTCTTACCGTTGATTACGGTAAACTGTGCGATCTTTGGGGGGGTATCATTTATGGTGCAACGTGACTACAACTTCGGCGAATCCGTGGTATACGGTTTTGGTGCCGGTATCGGTTGGATGTTAGCGATTGTCGCGCTTGCTGGTATTACTGAAAAAATGAAATATGCGGATGTTCCTGCAGGTTTACGTGGTTTAGGGATTACCTTTATCAGCGTAGGTTTGATGGCGCTCGGCTTTATGTCATTTTCAGGTATTCAGTTGTAA
- the nqrD gene encoding Na(+)-translocating NADH-quinone reductase subunit D, with protein sequence MASSNLKNLLLSPVINNNPIALQILGICSALAVTTKLETAIVMAIAVSLVTAFSSFFISLIRNYIPNSIRIIVQMAIIASLVILVDQILRAYAYGLSKQLSVFVGLIITNCIVMGRAEAYAMKSGPVESFVDGIGNGLGYGAMLITVAFIRELIGSGKLFGMTVFQTINDGGWYQTNGLFLLAPSAFFIIGFIIWGLRTWKPEQVEK encoded by the coding sequence ATGGCAAGCTCAAATCTTAAAAATTTATTGTTATCACCGGTTATCAATAACAACCCGATTGCATTACAAATCCTTGGTATTTGTTCTGCATTAGCGGTAACAACAAAACTTGAAACTGCCATTGTTATGGCAATTGCGGTGAGTTTAGTAACTGCGTTTTCCAGTTTCTTTATCTCTTTAATCCGTAACTATATTCCAAATAGTATCCGTATTATTGTGCAAATGGCGATTATCGCTTCTTTGGTAATCCTAGTTGACCAAATTTTACGTGCTTATGCTTATGGTTTATCTAAACAACTTTCCGTTTTCGTTGGTTTGATTATTACAAACTGTATCGTAATGGGACGTGCGGAAGCTTATGCGATGAAATCCGGTCCGGTGGAAAGTTTTGTGGATGGTATCGGTAACGGATTAGGCTATGGTGCAATGTTGATCACCGTGGCGTTTATTCGCGAATTGATCGGTTCAGGTAAGCTATTTGGTATGACAGTATTCCAAACTATCAATGATGGCGGTTGGTACCAAACTAACGGTTTATTCTTACTTGCACCAAGCGCATTCTTTATCATTGGTTTCATTATCTGGGGTCTCAGAACATGGAAACCGGAGCAGGTGGAGAAATAA
- the nqrC gene encoding Na(+)-translocating NADH-quinone reductase subunit C, which yields MAKFNKDSVGGTISIVVLLSLACSVIVAGSAVLLKTPQEEQKQLDKQKNILSVAGLLQANTKNSEVKDIFAKNIEARCVDLDSGDYVDCPVNFDAKAAAKNPQTSTALTPEEDTAGIRNRENLVEVYLVKDANAQTSQIVLPIYGRGLWSTMYGFLSVQPDGNTVNGITYYEQGETPGLGGEIENPRWQAQFVNKKLFNEQDQPALHVGKAASTDKEHGIDAISGSTLTSNGVNNTFKFWLGQKGFGPYLAKLKAGAN from the coding sequence ATGGCTAAGTTTAATAAAGACAGTGTTGGCGGAACAATTTCGATTGTTGTGCTGTTGAGTTTGGCTTGTTCTGTTATTGTAGCGGGTTCAGCGGTTTTACTTAAAACCCCTCAAGAAGAACAAAAACAACTTGATAAACAAAAAAATATTTTAAGTGTGGCGGGTTTGCTACAAGCAAATACTAAAAACAGCGAAGTTAAAGATATTTTTGCTAAAAATATCGAAGCTCGTTGTGTGGATTTGGATTCCGGCGATTATGTGGATTGTCCGGTAAATTTTGATGCGAAAGCCGCAGCAAAAAATCCGCAAACAAGCACCGCACTTACACCGGAAGAAGATACAGCCGGTATCCGCAATCGTGAAAATTTAGTGGAGGTTTATTTGGTGAAAGATGCAAATGCGCAAACTTCACAAATCGTACTTCCGATTTACGGACGTGGTTTATGGTCAACCATGTACGGTTTCTTATCCGTTCAACCAGATGGTAACACCGTTAACGGTATTACTTACTATGAACAAGGTGAAACACCGGGGCTAGGGGGCGAAATTGAAAACCCTCGTTGGCAAGCACAGTTCGTGAATAAAAAATTATTTAACGAACAAGATCAGCCGGCATTACACGTAGGGAAAGCCGCATCTACTGACAAAGAACACGGAATTGATGCTATTTCCGGTTCAACATTAACCAGTAACGGGGTAAATAATACCTTTAAATTCTGGTTAGGTCAGAAAGGTTTTGGTCCGTATTTAGCGAAATTAAAAGCGGGGGCTAACTAA
- the nqrB gene encoding Na(+)-translocating NADH-quinone reductase subunit B, with protein sequence MGLKHLLEKMEPAFLPGGKYEKWYALFEATATFLYTPGTVTSKASHVRDALDSKRMMVLVWLALFPAMFYGMFNVGSQSLMALNVGDFAQNVATNVANDWHFALANMLGLLSQDAGILAKMVLGAIFFLPIYAVVFLVGGFWEVLFAMVRKHEINEGFFVTSILLALIVPPTLPLWQAALATTFGVVVAKEVFGGVGKNFMNPALAGRAFLFFAYPAQISGDLVWTAADGFSGATPLSQWSMGGEAALKHVATGQPIQWMDAFLGNIPGSIGETSTLALLIGAAIIVFARIASWRIIAGVMIGMIATSALFNAIGSATNPLFAMPWYWHMVLGGFALGMFFMATDPVSAAFTNKGKWWYGILIGVMCVLIRVVNPAYPEGMMLAILFANLFAPLFDYLVVQANIKRRRARNG encoded by the coding sequence ATGGGTTTGAAACATCTTTTAGAGAAAATGGAACCTGCATTTTTACCGGGAGGTAAATATGAAAAATGGTATGCGTTATTTGAAGCAACTGCCACTTTCTTATATACCCCAGGTACGGTAACAAGCAAAGCCTCACATGTTCGTGATGCGTTAGATTCAAAACGCATGATGGTGTTGGTATGGCTTGCGTTGTTCCCTGCAATGTTCTATGGCATGTTCAACGTCGGCTCGCAATCATTAATGGCATTAAATGTCGGTGATTTTGCCCAAAACGTTGCAACTAATGTTGCCAATGATTGGCATTTTGCTTTAGCAAATATGCTTGGATTGCTGTCACAAGATGCCGGTATACTGGCTAAAATGGTTTTAGGTGCCATTTTCTTCTTGCCAATTTATGCGGTTGTATTCTTGGTGGGTGGCTTCTGGGAAGTGTTATTTGCGATGGTGCGTAAACATGAAATTAACGAAGGTTTCTTCGTGACGTCTATTTTGTTAGCGTTAATCGTGCCACCAACATTGCCATTGTGGCAAGCCGCATTAGCGACCACTTTCGGTGTGGTTGTTGCCAAAGAAGTTTTTGGTGGAGTAGGTAAAAACTTTATGAACCCGGCATTAGCGGGGCGTGCGTTTTTATTCTTCGCTTATCCGGCTCAAATCTCTGGTGATTTAGTGTGGACCGCAGCTGATGGTTTCTCCGGTGCAACACCATTATCTCAATGGTCTATGGGCGGTGAAGCAGCATTAAAACACGTGGCAACAGGTCAACCAATTCAATGGATGGATGCGTTTTTAGGAAATATTCCGGGATCTATCGGTGAAACCTCAACATTGGCATTGTTAATTGGTGCGGCAATTATTGTGTTTGCACGTATTGCATCTTGGCGGATTATCGCAGGTGTAATGATCGGTATGATCGCAACATCGGCATTATTTAACGCTATCGGTTCAGCGACAAATCCATTGTTTGCTATGCCTTGGTATTGGCATATGGTATTAGGTGGTTTTGCATTAGGGATGTTCTTTATGGCTACGGATCCGGTATCAGCCGCTTTCACCAATAAAGGTAAATGGTGGTATGGTATTTTGATAGGAGTAATGTGTGTATTAATTCGAGTGGTCAACCCTGCCTATCCAGAAGGGATGATGCTGGCAATTTTGTTTGCTAACTTATTTGCACCGTTATTCGACTACCTCGTAGTTCAAGCAAATATCAAACGTCGGAGAGCGCGCAATGGCTAA
- the nqrA gene encoding Na(+)-translocating NADH-quinone reductase subunit A, which yields MITIKKGLDLPISGKPEQVIHNGNVITEVALLGEEYVGMRPSMKVREGDVVKKGQVLFEDKKNPGVLFTAPASGTVTAINRGAKRVLQSVVIKVEGDEQITFAKYTADELKTLSSEQVRQNLQTSGLWSALRTRPFSKVAAVDAVPSSIFINAMDTNPLAADPEVVLKEHGQDFIDGLTVLSRLHEGKLHLCKAGNSNIPTVDLANVEEHEFSGPHPAGLSGTHIHFIDPVSVKKSVWYINYQDVIAIGKLFTTGEFYNGRVVALAGPQVKNPRLVRTVLGANLSQLTANELNDGENRVISGSVLNGYKAVGPVDYLGRYALQVSVIAEGRDKEFLGWIMPGADKFSITRTVLGHFGSKLFNFTSAVNGGHRAMVPIGAYERIMPLDIIPTLLLRDLASGDTDSAQALGCLELDEEDLALCTFVCPGKNEYGPMLRAALDKIEKEG from the coding sequence ATGATTACGATTAAAAAAGGATTGGATCTTCCTATTTCGGGAAAACCAGAACAAGTAATCCATAACGGTAATGTGATTACCGAAGTTGCTTTGCTTGGTGAAGAGTATGTGGGGATGCGCCCTTCAATGAAGGTGCGTGAAGGTGATGTGGTAAAAAAAGGTCAGGTGCTTTTTGAAGATAAAAAGAATCCGGGCGTTTTATTTACTGCACCCGCCAGCGGTACTGTAACTGCGATTAATCGTGGTGCTAAGCGGGTGTTGCAATCTGTGGTAATTAAGGTGGAAGGTGATGAGCAAATCACATTTGCCAAATATACTGCCGATGAATTAAAAACCTTGAGTTCAGAACAAGTTCGTCAAAACTTGCAAACTTCAGGATTATGGAGCGCACTTCGTACTCGTCCATTTAGTAAAGTGGCCGCAGTTGATGCTGTTCCTTCTTCAATTTTTATCAATGCAATGGATACTAATCCGTTAGCGGCGGATCCTGAAGTCGTGTTAAAAGAACATGGACAAGATTTTATTGATGGATTAACGGTATTAAGTCGTTTACATGAAGGTAAATTACATTTATGTAAAGCCGGCAATAGCAATATTCCGACAGTTGATCTTGCTAATGTTGAAGAGCATGAGTTTAGCGGTCCTCATCCGGCGGGATTAAGCGGAACACACATTCATTTCATTGATCCGGTCAGCGTGAAGAAATCTGTTTGGTATATTAATTACCAAGATGTGATTGCGATCGGTAAATTATTTACTACCGGTGAGTTTTATAACGGTCGCGTGGTTGCTTTAGCCGGTCCACAAGTGAAAAATCCGCGTTTAGTACGTACTGTGCTTGGTGCGAATCTTTCCCAATTAACCGCTAACGAATTGAATGACGGTGAAAATCGTGTGATTTCAGGTTCGGTGCTAAATGGATATAAAGCGGTCGGTCCTGTCGATTATTTAGGACGCTATGCATTGCAGGTTTCTGTGATTGCAGAAGGGCGCGATAAAGAATTCCTCGGTTGGATTATGCCGGGTGCGGATAAATTCTCTATTACCCGTACGGTTTTAGGGCATTTCGGCAGCAAATTATTTAACTTTACTTCTGCGGTGAACGGTGGGCATCGTGCCATGGTACCAATTGGTGCTTATGAGCGTATTATGCCGCTGGACATTATTCCGACGTTGTTATTGCGTGATTTAGCATCAGGCGATACGGATTCCGCACAAGCATTAGGTTGTTTAGAGTTGGACGAAGAAGATTTGGCGCTTTGTACCTTTGTTTGTCCGGGTAAAAACGAATATGGTCCAATGCTTCGCGCCGCTTTAGATAAGATCGAGAAGGAAGGTTAA
- the bolA gene encoding protein BolA: MAKQQELETRLLREFQPHFVAVENESHLHSSGRGAESHFKIVLVSDHFEGVSKVGRHRQIYQLLAQDLQQGIHALALHLYTKAEWMKLGQQIPGSTNCLGMGH, translated from the coding sequence ATGGCAAAACAACAGGAATTGGAGACACGATTATTACGAGAATTTCAACCGCACTTTGTGGCGGTGGAAAATGAAAGTCATTTACATAGCTCCGGACGCGGCGCAGAATCGCATTTTAAAATCGTATTAGTAAGCGATCATTTTGAGGGCGTGAGCAAAGTCGGGCGTCATCGCCAAATCTACCAATTATTGGCGCAAGATTTGCAGCAAGGTATTCATGCCTTAGCGTTACACTTATATACAAAGGCGGAATGGATGAAATTGGGGCAACAAATTCCAGGTTCTACCAATTGTCTTGGCATGGGTCATTAA
- a CDS encoding putative lipoprotein, whose product MNLTKKLSFIATMTAATLLAACQSQPSNTLYFTPAPATGKFNTANQNIVLNVSTRDNRVRPEISSYVYNEQLLKLNSAPQITQLFDQIVKQDLNAKGFRVGTPSASNTNVIVNVNDFYANVESGNLRHKINASIQLDIQVQGAKGQYTKKIAASRMQEGAFSANNADIHNVLNQTLAEVAQTIYQDQEIPAAIHQYSN is encoded by the coding sequence ATGAACTTAACAAAAAAACTGTCTTTCATTGCTACCATGACAGCTGCAACCCTGCTCGCTGCTTGCCAAAGCCAACCGAGCAACACGCTTTATTTTACCCCAGCGCCAGCGACAGGTAAATTTAATACTGCCAACCAAAATATCGTATTAAACGTGTCTACCCGCGATAACCGTGTGCGACCAGAAATTTCTAGTTATGTGTATAACGAACAGCTGTTAAAACTCAATTCCGCGCCACAGATAACGCAATTATTTGATCAAATCGTCAAACAGGACTTAAACGCCAAAGGCTTCCGTGTTGGTACACCGTCTGCCTCCAATACCAACGTGATTGTTAATGTAAACGATTTCTATGCCAACGTGGAATCCGGCAACTTACGCCATAAAATCAACGCCTCCATCCAACTGGATATCCAAGTCCAAGGGGCAAAAGGGCAATATACCAAGAAAATTGCCGCCTCTCGAATGCAAGAAGGCGCATTTAGCGCAAATAATGCCGATATTCACAACGTCTTAAACCAAACATTAGCGGAGGTCGCCCAAACCATCTACCAAGATCAAGAAATTCCAGCAGCCATTCATCAATATTCCAACTAA
- a CDS encoding putative bifunctional phosphatase/peptidyl-prolyl cis-trans isomerase, with amino-acid sequence MSILNLRQQIKMVFFDIDDTLYMKDKDHLSERALEIFKKLRANGIIPAIASGRARATFPKKLEHVIAQAGVDLFVTMNGQSVVYQDQTLAKFPLPKARIATIVEFFEQHQIAYAFLTNEQVFVSERTPMLREAFDVITTDYSVDKTYFKQHDVYQILPFYAQEQEALIAQSAILEGLRVVRWHPNSVDVFDGQGSKARGIEIVASHLGLSMENVMAFGDGLNDIEMLTHVGVGVAMGNAQDKVKQVADYVADSVENDGVYHFLVQCGLIEA; translated from the coding sequence ATGAGCATTCTTAATTTACGCCAACAAATTAAAATGGTGTTTTTTGATATTGATGACACTTTGTATATGAAAGATAAAGATCACTTGTCCGAGCGGGCTTTGGAGATATTTAAAAAATTGCGGGCAAATGGGATTATTCCAGCGATTGCCAGTGGGCGCGCGCGGGCGACCTTTCCAAAAAAATTGGAGCATGTTATTGCCCAGGCGGGTGTCGATTTATTTGTCACTATGAACGGGCAATCAGTGGTTTATCAAGATCAGACGCTTGCTAAATTTCCGCTGCCGAAAGCGCGTATCGCGACTATTGTGGAGTTTTTTGAGCAACATCAAATTGCTTATGCTTTTTTGACTAACGAACAGGTGTTTGTTTCCGAGCGGACACCAATGTTGCGCGAGGCGTTTGATGTGATCACGACAGATTATTCCGTGGATAAAACCTATTTTAAACAACATGATGTTTATCAAATTCTGCCTTTTTATGCGCAAGAACAGGAGGCGTTGATTGCGCAATCGGCGATTTTAGAGGGGCTGAGAGTGGTGCGTTGGCATCCGAATTCCGTGGATGTGTTTGATGGACAAGGCTCAAAAGCGCGTGGTATTGAAATTGTGGCGAGCCATTTGGGATTATCAATGGAAAATGTGATGGCGTTCGGCGATGGGTTAAATGATATTGAGATGTTGACGCACGTCGGTGTTGGGGTAGCGATGGGAAATGCTCAAGATAAGGTGAAACAAGTGGCTGATTATGTTGCAGATTCCGTGGAAAATGACGGGGTTTATCATTTTTTAGTACAATGCGGATTAATTGAGGCATAA